taattttaaagcttgccTGAGTGATAACCCatcaatgcctagacctatggtcatcaaacttgatatggaagttgggcctgaccaggagatgacccctattgattttagggctcattgggtcaaaggtcaaggtcacagtgacctttaatggtaaaataattttaaatcttgtccgagtgataactcatcaatgcctagacctatggtcatcaaacttgatatggaagttgggcctgaccaggagatgacccctattggccaaaggtcaaggtcacagtgaccttgaatggtaaaaggttgtccaagtgataactcaacaatgcctgcacccatggccctcataattgaattggaggttgggcctgaccagtacatgatcCCTATTGTATTTGGGGgccatcgggccaaaggtcaaggtaacattgaccttgaatggtaaaaggttgttcatgtgataacttgacaatacctgcacccctcaaacttgacttggaggttgggcctgaccagtagctgacccctgttgtttttggggctcatcgggtcaaaggtcacagtgaccttgaatggtaaaaggttgtccgagtgatgtctcgacaatgcctgcacccatggccctcaaacttgacttggaggttgggcctgaccagtagatcgaggggtgaaagcgaaaaggttctatctgcttctttatttaatgtcacttagaaccttttcgctttcacccctcgagatgacccctattgttttggggggtcttcgggccaaaggtcaaggtcacagtaaccttgaatggtaaaaggttgtccgagtgataactcaacaatgcctgcacccatggccctcaaacttgacttggagattgggcctgaccagtagatgacccctattgattttaggggtcaaggtcacagtgaccttgaaagcaaacttgacaattcctggaccttttgtcatcaaacttgacatgaaggttgggcctgaccagtagatgactttgggggtcatcgggccaaggtcaagatcacagtaacctttaacacaaaaaagttaacaaatcttctcccagtgatatctcaagaatgcctgaatctatgagcATCAaccagtcaggttgcgagaaaaacaaaatatactaaaaaaacaacctcgggggatatagccgtcctttggactgccttgttagtattcaaaatgatgTTCTTGTCAAACTCATCAGAAACGAATAATCTAAGGTACCCTATGGTATcctttaatatgtttgtgtcataTGAAAGGAATTATTCCCAAGGGATagcatatgtacatgtaaacattatactgataaaaaaatagtgaGCGCATATTCATGTCCGGTACATAAGAACTTCGTTAACTCAAAGTTACTTGCCCACATCAAATCTGCACATAACGCATTTTCCCGCCGCGTACATGACCGCTAATGTCAAGGACAGACATGAATAGAAATATCGAACTGAACAGGAAATAAACATAGCgacatgtgaaatatttattccatAATGGATGAAAACGTGATATCAGTGTTGGGACTGGTTAGTCGGACAAAAAACAGACGTGGCGCTCAAGTGGAAAGTCAAACTCCTCCATTGTCTCGTCTGCAATCTCGGCACGTGACTGCCTAGACTGATCCTCGTTCTGAGATGTGTCGTCTGCATGTTTTTcgagatttttgattttcttaGTTGATATTGCCCGTTTTTGTAGGACGGATAACTGCTGCTGTTTCTGCGCCTGCTGCTGCTGGGCAGATTCCGTTTGAATGGGACCTTGAAACCTTTCCGCGACTTTCTTCATACGGTTTGCCGGTGGCGGTTTACGTGGagaggttttgggttttgtAACCATCTTAGTGAACAAGGACATGAAGCCGGGCTGGTCCTGTTTTCGGTTCTGCACACCCCGTAGGCGGTTAAGGGCGATGTTGCCAGCCCGGCGGTCATGAATCTCTTTCATGATACGGTTGTTCTTCTCAACCGGCGTCAGCTCCACAAACGACAAGGCGTGGTATACCGCAACCTGGGGAATATAGAATGTGTTATAAAGATCATCTTACATATccaatacatattttgaaaaatttaatttttcatgattaagatttttttcaatttagcaATGGCGTAGCCTGTGGCTAATCGTATTGTCATGCAtggaaatttgaaattttaataatgcaaatattgtcAAGCATAAACATCTAATATcctttttaaagatgcactcttactcccaaataagatttaccacaatttatacaattattttaatttaccaaagaagatgaataaatgtcgaaagcaatgctttttatgaaggatgccgtatttaatttgaaagaaaggtgctgAAAACACGtcggtatttttaccttacgAGACGATAGTAGATAACAGTAAATTATTTAGccttcaccaatcatttaatatttttgcgtttccAGCCATagaatacacggttacaatcttgttatcggtaattaatatttttcataaatgcattatttagtaagtagttaaaggtttatcagtcaaaataattGTCTGTAATACatgcgtatgtattgattttgaataagagtgtcactttaaataccATACCGATCCAGGGGTCTCTATGAACTTGGGAAGCTTAGGTGCCATCCGGTGCCGGGTGGTCCGCTTGTATGACTTGCCCAGGATATCACTGGTCACAAAGTCTCCGTCCCCGTGATCCGATTCATCCCTCGCCTCGGCAGTGGGTTGCAGGTGGTCAAACTGCTTTTTGAGACGCTTGAAGCCCCTTTCGCGCAGGATGGATATAGCACTCTGCCACCGGGGCGTCTTCCCGCCATGCATTACCTTCAGCGTCCGTGCAGACCCCGTTCGTTTGATATCGTTGGGAATCTgtgtgtacatttttttttgattaGCTCAATGACCAAAAAATAGTGATTACTGGCTGACCTTTCTTCGCACAGAAATAGAGTTTGACTTGAATAACTCGagaaattttgaatattttcgaATGATGTTTCACAGGGAGAAAGTGAGGCCATCCTCTGATCTTAAACATATTACTCACCGAGTTAGCACCGAAAGGTATATTTCACGAATACCGttgccacgagtgaaataataACCTTTGGTGTctcgaggtgaaatatattgcaaccTTATACACTGAAACCATCTTTTAGTCTTTTTATTAATACAAGTGGCGttaaaagaaatttcattttattagaaaaacGAACTACAATATATGCTGACTGAATAGGTAAATTAGTGGAATGCAAGCTTTTTTTCATCTTATTGTTTCGAGAcaacaaataatttttacatGCATACCTTTAAAAATCACCTTTCACGGATAAcctatttgaaatattttactggTTTTAAATTTTAGCCCGTTCTGcttaaatatcaacataataaaatatatcgaattgatatttcactgtttgaaacactggaatatcattttggttttactgataaatctctataaaccatcGAAAAGCGTGtatgtatcaatattttatattttataaataaaaaagttgctCTGTTTAAACAGTACTTTCATGAAGGGTAAAAATATCGATATTCCACGCTGAAAAATTACTGGGCAATTTTAACCAGGTGCAATTTCAATAATACTGATTAACGGCTAgtttttagagaaaaatattttttttctattaagtTTTCGATGATAATTGATGCATTCTGATATTAAACGGTAGAATGCATTGTTTCTTTCATCTTGGAAAGAATGCTTGCATTTCAATGATTAacctattcagtaacatttatggCAATATTGACCTGCGCCAGAAAGTATTCGTTATCCACGACTTTTGGGAGAGATTTCCATGCCTGACCACCGAACGTGCCGATGTACTGACCATTGATCGTCCACATCCGGACGGAACAGTCCCTGCTTGCTGTAATGAGAATTTGGCGGTGGCTCACATACTCAACACTGTGAATACAACTCGTGTGCGCCCGGAAGGAGTTGACGAGCGGTGGGTAGCGGAGCGTGCGACCCGGCTCACTAGATGCGGGAGGAGGACGGTTGGCGAACACATTCTTCAAGTGATCAGGAACGGTATAAAACTGCTTCTCGCCCTCGTAGTTTTCCACtctgtaaaatgtaaaagactTTCTTAGATAGTCAATACGCTCTCTCTTctctttcatatttatgttctttGAAATGCAGAAGTCCATGATATCCCAAACTTTAACGTAGCCCTGGGTGTCGCCTGTGACCAAGAAAGTCTCGGCAGCGTCACACTTGATGGCAAGGACGCTTTCTCCGAACTGATGGGCGGCGTTAAACTGGCCAAGAAGCCCGCCCTCGTGGTGCATTGACCAGAACCGGATCCAGCCCTCGGCGCCACTCGTCACGATGATGGCCGTGTCCTTGTGTAGCGGCTCCCGGCTTTCCAGAAATAGTATTTTCTCCACAGCGGACTCGTAGTGTTTACATAATGTGTCGTACTCGGTTCTAGTGTGTACTGTCTTTTCTTTGGTGCTGAACACTTTGGAATCCAGAGCGTCTAAAAGAGGGTGCTCACACACTTCATCTTCGTCTCGTTGATGACCCTGAAGGCTTGCTAGCATACCAAAAGTGCGCGTTATTTTAGCTTTACGCTTCTTCCACTGTTTCGAATGGGTCACATCCATCTGTGATTCGTCACTGCTGGTTGATTTCGGTTGCGATTTTGCTGAAGAATTTACCAGGTTGCCATGGTGTCGCGGTGCACACTCCGTCACCGGTTTGACGCTGTTGAACGCGTTCAGACGACAGTAAACCTGACCAGTGTCACGTGACCAGATCACTACGTCCCCGTCGTAGCCGCCAGTCGCGATGAGGTTGGGTGGAAAGTGCGCGATACACAGGATGTCCTCCTTGTGACGCATTTTCCAGCTTTTTCGGTGGTCCTCGCTGGCACCGTCAATGTAGATGTGTACGATTTTCCCCCAACCGCTGGTGTATATACTATGTGCGGTGCATGCAACTCCAGTCACCGCTGAGCCGTCGGGGAGTTCGAAGTCCTGCATTCGCAAGCCATTGTTAAAATTCCACACGTGCACAGTTCCGTTTCTTGCGCCAGTTACCAGCCGTCGACCATTGTAGTCAAAACACAGAGCAGTTATCTCCACCGGAACCTCTACTCCCCTCTGCACGCAGCTGTGTGCGTTCACGAATTGCATAAGCTTGTCCCCCGTGTCTGTGTCCCATACGCTTACCACAGACTCCTGACATGCGCTCACCGTGGAGCCGAACACATGACTGTAGAGCGCGGCCACCACGGGCTTGTTGTGGGACATGATATCCGCGCACTTCTCTTCATCATCGCGCTTCTCCAGCATCACTATCTGGTTCGCTGCCAGCAGCGTCGTCGGTATCACCGGGTTGAAATACACCGCCGATATTGGGAGGGGATCAAACTTGATCATGCGACCGCTGATTTGTTGAAGGCAAGTTTGGTCCCGTAGGTCATACACCCTGAGTGATCGCCCTTTGTCGATGCTTATAACTTGGTTCTTGGAATCATAGATGATGACGTGGTTTACCGGTTTAGTGTGACCCTTTAAGAGAACGATGGCCTTGTTGTTTACGTACGGGTTCCACACTCTCAGCAAGTAGTCCATGCCGCCCGTCACTATAATGTTCAGTGTCTGGGAGTAGTCAAAACTGAGGATACCTTTATTCACCTTAAAGTACACGTGCGATTTCTTGCCATTAAAGTCCCCGAAAAACAGCGCAGTCTGGGGGCACTGACATGAAGACAGAAAACAGTTGATATCAGGGAGATATTGCACTTTGTTTACCCAATCATTGTGTATGTTGCTCTTTTTCTGTGCCTTTACGCCAAACGAGAATCCTCGGAGCACTTCCGGAAAAATGATACGCTTACATGTGTTCTTTTTGCCGTTCACGGTCCCAAATGGCCCACCACGCAGAGACGAGTCGAACATTAGACAAAATACACTGCCAGATTGGTCGCCCAGCAGCAATAATGCATTGTTCATGTCTTCGAAGTCAACCCAGTAGTCCATGGCAGTAATGCAGCTTTCGAAACCAGTCAAATAGTAGCGCATTGTAAACTTTTTGCCAGACAAATCAAATATGGTGATATCGCGATCGGTAGAAGTGATAGCTAGCATGTTCACATTATACATCGCGACCATATCAGTGAACCAGGGCTGCGTGTTTCTGTTTGTGTAATGGTTGGCATTGTAGTATTTCAAGTTCCGCATCCCGAGAGTCCAAAGGCCAAGTGTACCTTCTTTGCTTAAGGTCATGTATTTGCCAACTTTCAGGTCTACTGAACCACTTTTGGATCCACTTTTTCTAACGGCTGgataaaacaagattttaacaATGGTATCGCGATGTCTGCTATCGATGTCTTGGATTTCATTAGGAAATGGTTTCTCTCGCAACATTTCTAACATGCGCGtcttttctttatattcaaGTAAATTATAGGTCACATATTCCTCCCAATCCACAGCACCGTCGCAGTTTGCGTCAACTTTCATGAACAGCAGTTCAATTTCGTCCTTTGTGCTGTGGCGACCAACAGTATTGCGCATAGCGGCTTCAAACTCGTCAATCGTCAAACCAGTTTCTTCTTCCTCCTCTTTGgcatcaaatattttttgaagttttcttaaaagTTTTTCATCATCAACCTGTTCGGGTGTTTCTATTCTTTCCTGTAGTTTCTGAAGCGCAATCAGATCACGGCGCCCGAATCCCAGAGGCGCTCTGCTAGTTCTTCGCTGTGGCTGTATTGTATTCGAAGGCATCTTCTGCTTTTCCCCGAAATCATCGACAGCTCTGACAAAGGACACAGGTTGGATGGACCTGGAAACCCGCCTCTCGTGTGCGCctttcaacatttgtttttgatattataGCATAAAATATGGAGTAATAATTAACTGCAATTGTTTTTGGAAATGAATGTGTCCCGTTTTACGTAGGGCGCCATTTTATTTGATGACAAACAAACGACGTCAGAATCCCAACGTCAGAATATTTTGCGCTATTTTTTCAAATGCAACATTCTTCTTCGATTTCCTACGCAGAGATCTCCTTGGACGAGCAGAGGGgatcgattgattgattgactgattaatcgatcgatcgattgattgataaattcattgattgatttacaaatcatataaattataaattgaattatcTATTGatcagtgttttatttattgattgattgcaATATTGCATacatgaataaatgaattaatgtaTTGCTGAATCGACCTATCACTCAATTCACCAATCATTCAAAAGCCAGTCATGCAATATATTTAAGTCGATGACGACAAAAGTTTTCGATATTAAAGTCAACCGTTCAAAATGGCGACCAAGGAAGAAGATTTGACGTTAGAGAATTGTTTAAGTATGTCCTTTGAAGGAATTTTACTTTCACGACAACCTCTGATTCGAGAcgaataaatttattttcttaattctgaataaatgacaattgctttttaaatatctatttaCTGATATAGAAATCCAACTCCAACAGTACCCCAGTTTTCCCCACCCACTAGATAGCCAGATACTGAGATAAAGCTTTACTCCAAATACCAATTGTGCGTGGACGTTTTTTATGGCAAAGCATTCGTTTGGAGATAAAAAGGATCCCGTTTATTTAGACTAGATAGATAAATTGAGTGttatttgtgttaaaaaatgAAGCCTTATTTAGcttatttatttacagtttaataAGGGATTCCAAATCAGGGGTAGTTCCGAATCAGTCGTTTAAATTTACCTGAAAATATCTGAGAATGACCTGCATATGAAGAtttttcttacatatatattgtgtttgacGCTTTGTTATTGCTTACAACAATTTTAGAACGTGTCCTCATCAAAACTACctttgtgtacatgtttacaaatatggcACATGGAACAATTTTACTGACGCACCGGTAATGGAAATGCGCTTTGGATGaaacaacatcaaataaataggtAAATACTTGTTATTTTGGGTTTTAACATAAGATATTTAGTTTAACAGATGCTAGCACCccacaaaaatatattgagaataccgtaaatgactgggtataagacgatagggggtattagacgcagggaaaaaaatctgtgaaaaatccgaggaaaaaacttttaatctatgtttttggttaaaagacgcatagaaaaaatgtcaaaatcgtccggcattttcagccaccatgtttgttgacagtgacaaaaaaaatatttttcgtgaaaatggcgatggttatctttaaaaccatacaaccattctgtcgagaatgaaaagttatgttatgcaaaaaatattttgacagtgcccaactttattttttatatgtaagtttgattattgtttaattcaatttattattcaaaataatattgaataccgtaattcacaagagttcggacaccataaattaattatttttttcgctctccgaatacatagaaaattatcatttttacattttatttacatgtttgtttaacctgccttttttcttcatgtttggtTTTTACCActcattaatttatccgtagtaatcaatggtcataaacttatttattacacctataagtgtaaatccttcatgaagttaattaaaacaccattttatacatgcactgaactgaataaacacat
Above is a genomic segment from Mya arenaria isolate MELC-2E11 chromosome 2, ASM2691426v1 containing:
- the LOC128216375 gene encoding WD repeat-containing protein on Y chromosome-like, whose protein sequence is MLKGAHERRVSRSIQPVSFVRAVDDFGEKQKMPSNTIQPQRRTSRAPLGFGRRDLIALQKLQERIETPEQVDDEKLLRKLQKIFDAKEEEEETGLTIDEFEAAMRNTVGRHSTKDEIELLFMKVDANCDGAVDWEEYVTYNLLEYKEKTRMLEMLREKPFPNEIQDIDSRHRDTIVKILFYPAVRKSGSKSGSVDLKVGKYMTLSKEGTLGLWTLGMRNLKYYNANHYTNRNTQPWFTDMVAMYNVNMLAITSTDRDITIFDLSGKKFTMRYYLTGFESCITAMDYWVDFEDMNNALLLLGDQSGSVFCLMFDSSLRGGPFGTVNGKKNTCKRIIFPEVLRGFSFGVKAQKKSNIHNDWVNKVQYLPDINCFLSSCQCPQTALFFGDFNGKKSHVYFKVNKGILSFDYSQTLNIIVTGGMDYLLRVWNPYVNNKAIVLLKGHTKPVNHVIIYDSKNQVISIDKGRSLRVYDLRDQTCLQQISGRMIKFDPLPISAVYFNPVIPTTLLAANQIVMLEKRDDEEKCADIMSHNKPVVAALYSHVFGSTVSACQESVVSVWDTDTGDKLMQFVNAHSCVQRGVEVPVEITALCFDYNGRRLVTGARNGTVHVWNFNNGLRMQDFELPDGSAVTGVACTAHSIYTSGWGKIVHIYIDGASEDHRKSWKMRHKEDILCIAHFPPNLIATGGYDGDVVIWSRDTGQVYCRLNAFNSVKPVTECAPRHHGNLVNSSAKSQPKSTSSDESQMDVTHSKQWKKRKAKITRTFGMLASLQGHQRDEDEVCEHPLLDALDSKVFSTKEKTVHTRTEYDTLCKHYESAVEKILFLESREPLHKDTAIIVTSGAEGWIRFWSMHHEGGLLGQFNAAHQFGESVLAIKCDAAETFLVTGDTQGYVKVWDIMDFCISKNINMKEKRERIDYLRKSFTFYRVENYEGEKQFYTVPDHLKNVFANRPPPASSEPGRTLRYPPLVNSFRAHTSCIHSVEYVSHRQILITASRDCSVRMWTINGQYIGTFGGQAWKSLPKVVDNEYFLAQIPNDIKRTGSARTLKVMHGGKTPRWQSAISILRERGFKRLKKQFDHLQPTAEARDESDHGDGDFVTSDILGKSYKRTTRHRMAPKLPKFIETPGSVAVYHALSFVELTPVEKNNRIMKEIHDRRAGNIALNRLRGVQNRKQDQPGFMSLFTKMVTKPKTSPRKPPPANRMKKVAERFQGPIQTESAQQQQAQKQQQLSVLQKRAISTKKIKNLEKHADDTSQNEDQSRQSRAEIADETMEEFDFPLERHVCFLSD